The following proteins are encoded in a genomic region of Enterocloster clostridioformis:
- the gndA gene encoding NADP-dependent phosphogluconate dehydrogenase: MTKLDIGIVGLSVMGRSLALNMADHGFKVGGYNRSAAVTQQVMRDHPHENLTPFYDLNRLTDALSRPRKVMLMIQAGKPVDAVIEQLVPLLEEGDMILDGGNSFFEDTRRRAALLAEKGIHYLGVGISGGEEGARFGPSIMPGGNAGAYESVRPILEAIAARAMDEPCCSYIGPDGAGHYVKMVHNGIEYADMQLIAESYLLLKYVGGFTNQDLAHIFKSWNDGELHSYLIGITAGIFREADDLADGELIDRIKDSAKQKGTGRWASIEALKQGVDISMITSACTARIMSNHLDEREKAWELIHSPAVSLSPDKEAFAAMVREALYTGKIIAYAQGFSLMQDASRLYGWNLDLGKIASIFRAGCIIQAVFLNDITHAFEAEPKPESLIFDRFFLSRINEHQDSLRQAVSTGVMNGLPIPALCNAVSYLDEFRAKAAGANLIQAQRDCFGAHTYERTDREGVFHHEWRWANDNQH; the protein is encoded by the coding sequence ATGACAAAACTTGATATTGGAATCGTAGGACTTTCCGTTATGGGCAGAAGCCTTGCCCTGAATATGGCTGACCACGGATTTAAGGTGGGCGGTTATAACCGCAGCGCCGCTGTCACACAGCAGGTCATGAGAGACCATCCTCATGAGAACCTGACTCCCTTTTATGACCTGAACAGACTGACAGACGCCCTCTCACGTCCCCGTAAGGTAATGCTGATGATCCAGGCCGGCAAACCGGTGGACGCCGTCATAGAACAGCTGGTTCCCCTTCTGGAAGAGGGGGACATGATACTGGACGGAGGGAATTCATTTTTTGAGGATACCAGAAGGCGGGCAGCCCTGCTGGCAGAGAAGGGAATCCACTACCTGGGGGTAGGCATCTCCGGAGGGGAGGAAGGCGCACGGTTCGGTCCCTCCATCATGCCCGGAGGCAATGCCGGTGCTTACGAATCAGTGCGCCCCATACTGGAAGCCATTGCCGCCAGGGCCATGGACGAGCCCTGCTGCTCCTACATTGGCCCGGACGGGGCAGGACATTATGTAAAAATGGTCCATAACGGGATTGAGTACGCGGATATGCAGCTGATTGCAGAATCCTATCTGCTGTTAAAATATGTGGGCGGGTTCACCAATCAGGATCTGGCTCATATCTTTAAATCCTGGAACGACGGGGAGCTTCACAGCTACCTGATTGGCATTACTGCCGGTATCTTCCGGGAGGCTGACGACCTGGCGGACGGAGAGCTCATTGACCGCATCAAAGACAGCGCCAAACAGAAAGGAACCGGAAGGTGGGCCAGCATAGAAGCCCTGAAGCAAGGCGTGGATATCTCCATGATTACCTCTGCCTGCACGGCCCGCATCATGTCCAACCATCTGGATGAAAGAGAAAAAGCATGGGAGCTTATCCATTCCCCGGCTGTCAGCCTCTCCCCTGATAAAGAGGCATTTGCGGCCATGGTCCGCGAAGCCCTGTATACAGGGAAGATCATCGCTTATGCCCAGGGTTTCTCCCTGATGCAGGATGCATCCAGGCTGTACGGCTGGAATCTGGACCTGGGGAAAATTGCTTCCATATTCCGCGCGGGATGCATCATCCAGGCTGTTTTCTTAAATGACATCACCCACGCATTTGAAGCTGAGCCAAAGCCGGAAAGCCTCATATTCGACCGCTTCTTCCTGTCCCGCATCAATGAGCATCAGGACAGCCTGCGCCAGGCTGTCTCCACAGGCGTCATGAACGGCCTTCCCATTCCCGCCCTCTGCAACGCTGTGTCCTACCTGGACGAATTCCGGGCAAAGGCAGCAGGCGCCAATTTAATCCAGGCCCAGCGCGACTGCTTTGGAGCCCACACCTATGAGAGAACAGACCGCGAAGGCGTATTCCACCATGAATGGAGGTGGGCAAATGATAATCAGCACTAA
- a CDS encoding lactonase family protein gives MNNSLTGFLGTYASPESLGIYRFTIDLRNGAMSYPELYYEAPDCKFLSLKDSLLASPLKREGRSGICLLDTAHNKDNASASPAAEVFEESSPACYVVRDDRYIYTANYHEGTILIYGIKYEAGSHGHEKRPARPYLELAKRILIAPKAGCHQILFHSHYMMVPCLLLDKVMVFDCQKDFSLVSELAFDTGTGPRHGIFDRDHKQLFLVSELSNQVFVYSLTEDAAAGTDSSHNSISLPDFSMRLLHICSILPSDAVYEEPPASAAIRLSPDERFLYVSTRFAEVITVFKIDHGCLAQIQQTGCGGIHPRDMVLTPDGRYLLVANRTRGGLVSFQINQETGRLMDICSRVPAPEAVSIVLSQHTI, from the coding sequence ATGAACAACAGCCTCACCGGATTTCTCGGTACCTATGCCTCGCCTGAAAGCCTGGGCATTTACCGTTTTACCATTGATTTAAGAAACGGTGCAATGTCTTATCCCGAATTATATTATGAAGCCCCTGATTGTAAGTTTCTTTCCCTGAAGGATTCTCTGCTGGCTTCCCCATTAAAAAGAGAGGGCCGGTCCGGGATATGTCTTTTAGATACGGCCCATAATAAAGATAATGCCTCTGCCTCACCGGCAGCGGAAGTCTTTGAGGAGTCCTCGCCGGCCTGCTACGTGGTCCGGGATGACCGTTATATATACACGGCTAACTACCATGAAGGTACCATACTGATATACGGGATAAAATATGAGGCAGGTTCTCATGGACATGAAAAGCGGCCCGCCCGCCCGTACCTTGAACTGGCCAAAAGAATCCTCATTGCGCCCAAGGCCGGATGCCATCAGATTTTATTTCACAGCCACTATATGATGGTTCCCTGCCTGCTACTGGATAAAGTGATGGTGTTTGACTGTCAGAAGGATTTTTCCCTTGTATCTGAGCTGGCCTTTGACACGGGAACCGGTCCCCGCCACGGAATTTTTGACAGGGACCATAAGCAGTTGTTCCTTGTCAGTGAGCTGAGCAATCAGGTCTTTGTCTACAGTCTGACAGAAGATGCTGCCGCAGGGACGGACAGCAGCCATAACAGTATATCCCTTCCTGACTTTTCCATGAGGCTCCTGCATATCTGTTCCATCCTGCCTTCGGACGCAGTATATGAGGAACCGCCTGCATCGGCTGCCATACGTTTATCGCCGGACGAACGCTTTTTGTATGTGTCCACCCGATTTGCCGAGGTCATAACGGTTTTTAAGATTGACCATGGCTGTCTTGCGCAAATCCAGCAAACAGGATGCGGCGGCATCCATCCCCGCGACATGGTTCTTACGCCGGACGGCCGGTATCTATTGGTTGCCAACCGCACACGGGGCGGCCTTGTAAGCTTTCAGATTAACCAGGAAACAGGTCGGCTCATGGACATATGTTCCCGCGTACCTGCGCCGGAAGCTGTTTCCATTGTTCTTTCCCAACATACTATCTAA
- the cas3 gene encoding CRISPR-associated helicase Cas3': MQYYAHISDDKMRRQTVKEHLTGTARRSELFAEAFRCGAWGYGCGILHDIGKYTQGFIKRLEGGSITDHATAGAQEMMGLYARTNPLAAYCAAYCISGHHSGLLDGGRNGDTAGEATLQGRLKKQLEDYSPYKDEVEMPDFPGLPLRQIGKGGFSLSFFIRMLFSCLVDGDYLDTEQFMLGHDAGRGDHDCMDVLLRRLESHVESWLSNDDLISVNGRRTAILKACLQAGRRKQGLYQLTVPTGGGKTISSLGFALRHAVEHGLDRIIYVIPYTSIIEQNAQVFKEILGKKNVLENHCNVTYEDNESARELKLEQLAAENWDKPVVVTTNVQFFESLFASRTSVCRKLHNIANSVIIFDEAQMLPVKYLMPCIRAVSELICNYHCTAVICTATQPSLQPFFPAKIQELEAAELCPVVKGQYDFFKRTRIHLAGRISQEHLVKELEGRHQVLCILNSRKRVQRIYESIEDRGTYHLSTLMYPKHRKELLKEIRGRLSSGEPCRLISTSLVEAGVDFDFPAVYRELAGIDSVIQAAGRCNREGKRDPEECITQVFTLEEEEDIHIPQELKLPISVAGQIVGKYEDISSPEAIGEYFTRLYRYKGEGLDAKDVVEQFEQGSRSFMFPFASVASGFRLIESNTRTILIDTEPEAAQIAMQIRRGEHNRELIRQAGQYCVNVFEHDFEALNGAGRLEQIDQEFYVLRNKEQYTRERGLVIDVSRGDAVMF, from the coding sequence ATGCAATACTACGCGCACATCAGCGACGACAAGATGCGAAGGCAGACAGTGAAGGAGCATCTGACAGGGACGGCCAGGCGTTCTGAACTGTTCGCAGAGGCTTTCCGGTGCGGAGCATGGGGGTATGGATGCGGAATTCTGCACGACATTGGAAAATATACCCAGGGATTCATAAAGCGTCTGGAAGGCGGTTCCATTACAGACCATGCCACGGCGGGGGCCCAGGAGATGATGGGGCTGTATGCCAGGACCAACCCGCTGGCTGCTTATTGCGCCGCTTACTGTATCAGCGGCCACCATTCGGGACTTCTGGACGGGGGAAGGAACGGCGACACGGCAGGGGAGGCCACGCTTCAGGGAAGGCTTAAGAAGCAGTTAGAGGATTACAGCCCATACAAGGATGAAGTTGAGATGCCGGATTTTCCCGGGCTGCCTTTGAGACAAATAGGCAAGGGAGGATTCAGCCTGTCATTTTTCATCAGAATGCTGTTTTCATGCCTTGTGGACGGAGATTATCTGGATACGGAGCAATTTATGCTGGGACACGATGCGGGAAGGGGGGACCATGATTGTATGGACGTCCTTCTCAGGCGTCTGGAAAGCCATGTGGAATCCTGGCTTTCCAATGATGATTTGATATCTGTAAATGGAAGAAGGACGGCTATACTGAAGGCATGTCTGCAGGCAGGCAGAAGGAAGCAGGGACTGTACCAGCTCACGGTACCTACCGGCGGAGGCAAGACCATATCCTCCCTTGGGTTTGCCCTGCGCCACGCAGTGGAACATGGTCTTGACCGGATTATTTATGTGATCCCGTATACGAGTATCATCGAACAGAACGCCCAGGTATTTAAGGAAATCCTGGGAAAGAAAAATGTTCTGGAAAACCATTGTAATGTGACGTATGAGGACAATGAGAGCGCCCGGGAGTTAAAATTGGAACAGTTGGCCGCCGAGAATTGGGATAAGCCGGTGGTGGTCACTACAAATGTCCAATTTTTTGAATCACTCTTTGCCTCCAGGACTTCGGTATGCCGCAAACTGCATAACATTGCCAACAGTGTGATCATATTTGATGAGGCACAAATGCTGCCGGTGAAATATCTGATGCCATGTATTCGGGCTGTCAGCGAGCTTATATGTAATTATCACTGCACGGCTGTTATCTGTACGGCTACCCAGCCGTCCCTGCAGCCCTTCTTTCCTGCAAAGATACAGGAACTGGAGGCGGCGGAACTATGTCCGGTTGTAAAAGGACAATATGATTTTTTCAAAAGAACAAGGATACACCTGGCAGGACGGATATCCCAGGAGCATCTGGTGAAGGAGCTGGAAGGCCGGCATCAGGTCCTTTGTATCCTGAACAGCAGAAAGCGTGTACAGCGTATCTACGAGTCCATTGAGGACCGGGGAACGTATCATTTATCCACATTGATGTATCCAAAGCACAGGAAGGAGCTTTTGAAGGAGATTCGCGGCCGTCTGTCATCAGGAGAACCGTGCCGGCTTATTTCCACCAGCCTGGTGGAAGCAGGCGTGGATTTTGACTTTCCGGCCGTATACAGGGAGCTGGCCGGAATTGACAGCGTGATCCAGGCTGCCGGAAGGTGCAACAGGGAGGGAAAGAGGGATCCGGAAGAATGCATTACTCAGGTATTTACTTTGGAGGAAGAGGAGGATATCCATATACCACAGGAATTAAAACTGCCTATTTCAGTTGCGGGGCAGATTGTGGGAAAGTATGAAGATATATCATCGCCGGAGGCCATTGGAGAATATTTCACCAGGCTGTACCGGTATAAAGGGGAGGGATTGGACGCAAAGGATGTGGTGGAGCAGTTTGAGCAGGGAAGCCGTTCCTTCATGTTTCCATTTGCATCAGTGGCTTCCGGGTTCCGCCTGATTGAGAGTAATACCAGGACCATTTTAATTGATACAGAGCCGGAAGCAGCGCAGATTGCCATGCAAATCCGGCGGGGAGAGCATAACAGGGAGCTTATCAGGCAGGCGGGACAGTACTGTGTAAATGTTTTTGAACATGATTTTGAAGCGTTAAACGGCGCTGGCCGCCTTGAACAGATAGACCAGGAATTTTATGTTCTGAGGAATAAGGAGCAGTATACAAGGGAGAGAGGACTTGTGATTGACGTAAGCCGCGGCGATGCCGTCATGTTTTGA
- the cas5c gene encoding type I-C CRISPR-associated protein Cas5c, with protein MSRGVRVRMWGDYALFSRPEMKVERCSYDVMTPSAARGMLEAVYWHPGMRWVIDKIYVRKPIQFTSIRRNEVKSKVLAGNVLSAINGGGKPLYISSREEIVQRAAILLRDVEYVVEAHFEMTPKAVPGDNEGKFKDIIMRRLRRGECYHRPYFGCREFPAQFALYEEEEVDTAYAGTERDLGYMLFDFDYSDTEDIKPMFFRAVMKDGVLDVRNCEVVR; from the coding sequence ATGAGCCGAGGAGTACGGGTCCGGATGTGGGGGGATTATGCCCTTTTCAGCCGCCCTGAGATGAAGGTGGAACGGTGCAGCTATGATGTTATGACTCCCTCCGCCGCAAGGGGTATGCTGGAGGCCGTCTACTGGCATCCGGGGATGCGGTGGGTGATTGACAAAATCTATGTGAGAAAACCCATCCAGTTTACCAGCATCCGAAGAAATGAGGTAAAGAGCAAGGTATTGGCAGGAAATGTATTGTCTGCTATAAACGGGGGAGGAAAACCGCTGTATATAAGCAGCAGGGAGGAAATCGTACAGAGAGCGGCCATTCTTCTGCGGGATGTGGAATATGTGGTTGAGGCTCACTTTGAGATGACCCCCAAGGCAGTCCCAGGGGATAATGAGGGTAAGTTTAAGGACATTATTATGCGCCGGCTCCGCAGGGGTGAGTGCTATCACAGACCGTATTTTGGATGCCGGGAATTTCCTGCCCAGTTTGCCCTTTATGAAGAGGAGGAGGTAGACACTGCATATGCCGGAACGGAGAGGGATTTGGGGTATATGCTGTTTGACTTTGATTACTCAGATACAGAGGACATTAAACCCATGTTTTTCAGGGCCGTCATGAAGGATGGTGTTCTGGATGTAAGGAATTGTGAGGTGGTGCGATGA